A genome region from Segatella copri includes the following:
- a CDS encoding glycoside hydrolase family 2 TIM barrel-domain containing protein: MKKIFALAIFLLGAQSLSARDRQSFDNGWLFTLADSARMSKSDYSDRHWRSLNLPHDWAIEGDFSPSNPSGAGGGALPGGIGWYRKHFSVNPKEKYDRFTITFDGVYMNSTVYINGHKLGTRPYGYSTFEYDLTPYINKKGDNVIAVKVDNSDQPNSRWYSGCGIYRHVWLTKTMKTAYIPQWGQYVATSPQGDVRVKVDFAVSGKKMKLSVRNTIYDAAGKIVAKSQGVQEQKLKVKNPHLWDIGKGYLYTVKSELLVNGKVVDVTTSTAGFRDVKFDARKGFFLNGKNLKINGVCEHHDFGCLGAAVNEDAMHRKLTILRDMGVNAIRSSHNPPAPELLNMCDSMGILVMDESFDMWRRKKSNGDYARFFDEWHKKDLSDLIKRDRNHPSIIMWSIGNEVLEQWSDAAADTLSLEQANLILNAGHDASSLSHSDELSVNSLLTQHLAKIVKKYDPWGTRPVTAGCNEPDPKNHLFKSGAIDVIGFNYHHQWVKDVPKNFPGKPFVLSESVSALQTRGYYMMPSDSIYTAPKEWWLPYTDPSFMCSAYDNFHASWSSTHEETWDVVKHNDFVGGQFIWTGFDYIGEPTPYAYPARSSYFGIIDLAGLSKDSYYMYQSEWTQKDVLHLFPHWNWLPGQTINMWCYYNHADEVELFINGKSQGIRKKTVYGAKNEGDAFRKSTEYHVMWRVNFEPGEVKVVARKNGKVLREQVIKTAGAPHHLVLKKTYQGCQAFGSSDPTTFVEVNVVDKDGNLCPNADNQIFFSVSGEQDASGHGFLKTPKILGTDNGCQTSLERFTDSHRKAFFGKCVVVIKGKGTLKAQAVDLKDASVAL; encoded by the coding sequence ATGAAGAAGATATTTGCTTTAGCAATCTTTCTATTGGGCGCTCAGTCGTTGAGCGCCCGTGATCGCCAGTCTTTTGATAATGGCTGGCTTTTCACTTTAGCAGATAGTGCCAGAATGTCAAAATCTGATTATTCAGACCGACATTGGCGAAGTTTGAATCTTCCTCACGATTGGGCGATAGAGGGCGATTTCTCTCCTTCGAATCCTTCGGGAGCCGGTGGTGGTGCATTGCCGGGCGGCATCGGATGGTACCGTAAGCATTTCTCGGTGAATCCTAAGGAAAAGTATGACCGCTTTACCATCACCTTTGATGGAGTATATATGAATTCTACCGTGTATATCAATGGTCATAAACTCGGAACCCGTCCTTATGGATACAGTACATTTGAGTATGATCTTACACCTTATATTAATAAGAAGGGTGATAATGTCATTGCTGTGAAGGTAGACAACAGCGACCAGCCTAACAGCCGCTGGTATTCCGGTTGCGGTATTTACCGCCATGTTTGGCTCACCAAAACCATGAAAACTGCTTATATTCCCCAATGGGGACAGTATGTGGCAACTTCTCCACAGGGTGATGTCAGGGTGAAAGTGGACTTCGCTGTTTCCGGTAAAAAGATGAAACTCTCTGTCCGTAATACAATCTATGATGCTGCAGGAAAGATCGTAGCCAAGAGTCAGGGTGTTCAGGAACAGAAACTCAAGGTGAAGAATCCGCATCTCTGGGACATCGGAAAGGGATATCTCTATACAGTCAAGAGCGAGCTGTTAGTAAATGGGAAGGTAGTGGATGTTACTACGTCAACTGCCGGTTTCCGCGATGTGAAGTTTGATGCAAGGAAGGGTTTCTTCCTCAATGGCAAGAATCTCAAGATAAATGGTGTCTGTGAGCATCATGATTTCGGTTGCCTGGGTGCTGCCGTTAATGAGGATGCGATGCACCGTAAGCTTACCATCCTTCGCGATATGGGCGTGAACGCTATCCGAAGTAGTCATAATCCTCCGGCACCAGAACTCTTGAACATGTGCGATTCGATGGGCATCCTCGTGATGGACGAGAGTTTCGACATGTGGCGCCGCAAGAAATCGAATGGCGATTATGCCCGTTTCTTTGATGAATGGCATAAGAAAGACCTGTCTGATCTCATCAAGCGCGACCGTAATCATCCAAGTATCATCATGTGGAGTATCGGTAATGAGGTTCTCGAACAATGGTCGGATGCGGCTGCTGATACGCTCAGTCTGGAGCAGGCTAACCTGATTTTGAATGCCGGTCATGATGCTTCTAGCTTGTCACATAGCGATGAACTGAGTGTCAATTCGCTTCTTACCCAGCATCTGGCAAAAATCGTAAAGAAGTATGATCCTTGGGGCACACGCCCTGTTACTGCTGGCTGCAATGAGCCCGATCCGAAGAATCATCTCTTTAAGAGTGGGGCTATTGATGTTATAGGTTTCAATTATCACCATCAGTGGGTGAAGGATGTGCCGAAGAATTTCCCTGGCAAGCCTTTCGTTCTGTCGGAGAGTGTTTCTGCCTTGCAGACTCGTGGCTACTATATGATGCCTAGCGACAGCATTTATACTGCACCAAAGGAATGGTGGTTGCCTTATACCGATCCATCGTTTATGTGTTCGGCTTATGATAATTTCCACGCATCATGGAGCAGTACCCACGAAGAAACCTGGGATGTGGTGAAGCACAACGACTTTGTGGGCGGACAGTTTATCTGGACCGGTTTCGATTATATCGGTGAACCTACTCCTTATGCTTATCCTGCCCGTAGCAGTTATTTTGGCATTATCGATTTGGCGGGTCTTTCAAAAGACAGCTATTATATGTATCAGAGTGAGTGGACTCAGAAAGATGTGCTTCATCTCTTTCCTCATTGGAACTGGCTGCCGGGACAGACCATCAACATGTGGTGCTATTATAATCATGCCGATGAGGTAGAACTCTTTATCAATGGCAAGAGTCAGGGCATCCGTAAGAAGACTGTCTACGGTGCAAAGAACGAAGGCGATGCTTTCAGAAAGAGTACTGAATATCATGTGATGTGGCGGGTAAACTTTGAACCGGGAGAAGTGAAGGTTGTAGCCAGAAAGAATGGTAAAGTTCTTAGAGAGCAGGTTATAAAGACAGCAGGAGCTCCTCATCATCTTGTGTTGAAGAAGACTTATCAGGGCTGTCAGGCTTTTGGCTCTTCAGATCCGACTACCTTTGTAGAGGTGAATGTGGTAGACAAAGACGGCAATCTCTGTCCGAACGCAGATAACCAGATTTTCTTCTCTGTTTCAGGAGAACAGGATGCAAGTGGTCATGGTTTCCTGAAAACGCCAAAGATTCTGGGAACAGATAATGGATGTCAGACTTCTTTGGAGCGTTTCACCGATTCACATCGCAAGGCATTTTTCGGAAAATGTGTCGTTGTGATAAAAGGAAAGGGAACCCTCAAGGCACAGGCAGTAGACTTAAAGGATGCTTCTGTAGCTTTGTGA
- a CDS encoding TIM-barrel domain-containing protein gives MRLTKTLLISAVLLMSATGMQAAGFNQNGNYLTVQLKQHQNFGPSQIRLQVVSDKIIRVQATAEQSFRNKQSLIIVSQNSKANYKVEEQGDNLIITTAAMRAVMNEATGQITFYDLKDNVLLNEVAQGGKTFKPFTVPDREMGVDIAKVPEAQKHGWSWRALFNSPDNEAFYGLGQHQSEELNMKGKNEDLFQYNTKVSVPFVISNKNYGILWDSYSYCRWGNPEDYLQLNRAFKLYDKDGKEGQLTGTYVDKNGQKIVRGEDSIYFEYAMPETSEVCNQTDKGGIQNLPKGFALNGSKVVYEGYVEAPSNSFYQFILYYAGYMKVYIDGKLVVPERWRTAWNPNSYKFETPIKKGVKTPIRIEWQPDGDVSYCGLRVAAPRSEAEKNQLSIWSEMSPDMDYYFIAGQNLDEVISGYRTLTGKASLYPKWTLGFWQSRERYQSSKDIEDNMKKFRDLHIPVDNIVQDWNYWKLDSWGSHEFEAVRYPNPQAMLDSVHAMNGRFMISVWPKFYDTVKNYKELDNRGWMYHQAIKDDIHDWLGFRGSFYDAYSDGARKMFWRQMDENLYTKYKFGIDAWWMDASEPNVRDCTPMWYRKALSGPTALGTSTEYFNAYSIVNADAIYNGQRSVNPNQRVFLLTRSGFAGEQRYSTATWSGDIATRWEDMRAQMTAGLNYSMAGLPFWGMDQGGFCVENRYVAAQQEFDKTGKENADLKEWRELQARWNQFGCFVPLYRTHGQWPTREVWNIAPADHPAYKTIVAYDKLRYRLMPYLYSMAGMVHFKDYTMMRGLVMDFNGDDNVYDIKDQWMFGPALMACPVGEYQKYSRNVYLPKQKGWYDFYTGKHYAGGQTIVADAPFDKIPVFVPEGSILPVGPEMEWSDQKKAELIDLYVYAGKDGSYTLYEDEGTNYNYEKGKYAMIDFKYNNAQKTITIAARKGAFDGMLQKRRFNIVLVSDNNQQGISLAKAPKGKMVKYAGKAVTVKLK, from the coding sequence ATGAGACTAACTAAAACATTATTGATTTCAGCAGTGCTGCTGATGAGTGCTACAGGCATGCAGGCAGCCGGTTTCAACCAGAATGGTAATTATCTTACTGTTCAGTTGAAGCAACACCAGAATTTTGGTCCTAGTCAGATTCGCCTCCAGGTGGTGAGCGATAAGATTATCCGTGTTCAGGCTACAGCCGAACAGAGTTTCCGTAACAAACAGAGTCTGATAATAGTGTCTCAAAACAGCAAGGCAAATTATAAGGTGGAAGAGCAGGGAGACAATCTCATCATTACCACTGCAGCCATGCGTGCTGTCATGAACGAGGCTACGGGTCAGATTACCTTCTATGACCTGAAAGACAATGTCCTTCTCAACGAGGTTGCTCAGGGTGGAAAGACTTTCAAGCCGTTCACCGTGCCTGACCGTGAAATGGGTGTAGACATTGCCAAGGTTCCTGAAGCACAGAAGCACGGATGGTCATGGCGTGCGCTCTTCAACTCTCCTGATAACGAGGCGTTCTATGGTCTCGGTCAGCATCAGAGTGAGGAACTCAACATGAAGGGTAAGAACGAAGACCTCTTCCAGTATAATACCAAGGTGAGTGTGCCTTTCGTCATCTCTAATAAAAACTACGGTATCCTCTGGGATTCTTATTCTTATTGCCGTTGGGGTAATCCGGAAGATTATCTCCAGCTCAACCGTGCCTTCAAACTCTATGATAAGGATGGTAAGGAAGGTCAGCTGACAGGTACTTATGTGGATAAGAATGGTCAGAAGATTGTTCGAGGCGAAGATAGCATTTACTTTGAGTATGCAATGCCTGAGACTTCTGAGGTTTGCAACCAGACCGACAAGGGCGGCATTCAGAACCTGCCAAAGGGGTTTGCACTGAATGGCTCCAAGGTGGTGTACGAGGGTTATGTGGAGGCTCCAAGTAACAGTTTCTATCAGTTTATCCTCTATTATGCCGGTTACATGAAGGTTTATATCGATGGCAAACTGGTTGTGCCTGAGCGCTGGCGTACAGCCTGGAATCCGAACTCTTATAAGTTTGAAACTCCTATCAAGAAGGGCGTAAAGACTCCAATCCGTATCGAGTGGCAGCCAGATGGTGATGTTTCTTACTGCGGACTCCGCGTAGCAGCTCCTCGTTCTGAGGCAGAGAAGAACCAGTTGAGCATCTGGAGTGAAATGTCGCCGGATATGGACTATTATTTCATCGCCGGTCAGAATCTCGATGAGGTGATTTCCGGTTACCGTACGCTTACCGGCAAGGCTTCGCTTTATCCTAAGTGGACCCTCGGTTTCTGGCAGAGCCGTGAGCGCTATCAGAGCAGCAAGGACATTGAGGACAACATGAAGAAGTTCCGCGACCTGCATATTCCTGTAGACAATATCGTTCAGGACTGGAACTACTGGAAACTGGATTCATGGGGAAGTCATGAGTTTGAGGCTGTCCGCTATCCAAACCCACAGGCTATGCTCGACAGCGTACATGCCATGAATGGAAGATTCATGATTTCCGTATGGCCTAAGTTCTACGATACAGTCAAGAACTATAAGGAACTCGACAACAGGGGTTGGATGTATCATCAGGCTATCAAGGATGATATTCACGACTGGCTCGGCTTCCGCGGTTCATTCTATGATGCCTATTCTGATGGTGCCCGCAAGATGTTCTGGCGCCAGATGGACGAGAATCTTTATACCAAGTATAAGTTCGGAATCGATGCATGGTGGATGGATGCATCAGAACCAAACGTTCGCGACTGTACCCCGATGTGGTACCGCAAGGCTCTTTCCGGTCCTACTGCCCTCGGTACATCTACCGAATATTTCAATGCTTACAGCATCGTAAATGCTGATGCTATCTATAACGGACAGCGCAGTGTGAACCCTAACCAGCGTGTCTTCCTCCTGACTCGTTCCGGTTTTGCCGGTGAACAGCGCTACAGTACGGCTACCTGGTCTGGTGACATTGCTACCCGTTGGGAAGATATGCGTGCCCAGATGACAGCCGGTTTGAACTATTCTATGGCAGGTCTGCCTTTCTGGGGAATGGACCAGGGCGGTTTCTGTGTAGAGAACCGCTATGTGGCTGCCCAGCAGGAGTTCGATAAGACCGGTAAGGAAAATGCTGACTTGAAGGAATGGCGCGAGTTGCAGGCTCGTTGGAACCAGTTCGGTTGCTTCGTACCTCTTTATCGTACTCATGGCCAGTGGCCTACACGTGAGGTATGGAACATTGCTCCGGCAGATCATCCGGCTTACAAGACCATCGTGGCTTACGATAAACTCCGTTACCGTCTGATGCCTTACCTCTACAGTATGGCGGGTATGGTTCATTTCAAGGACTATACGATGATGCGTGGATTGGTAATGGACTTCAACGGCGATGATAATGTTTACGACATCAAGGATCAGTGGATGTTCGGTCCTGCTCTCATGGCTTGTCCTGTAGGCGAGTATCAGAAGTACAGCCGCAATGTTTATCTTCCTAAGCAGAAGGGCTGGTATGATTTCTATACAGGTAAGCACTATGCCGGTGGACAGACAATCGTAGCCGATGCGCCTTTCGATAAGATTCCAGTCTTTGTTCCAGAGGGTTCTATTCTTCCAGTGGGTCCAGAGATGGAGTGGAGCGATCAGAAGAAGGCTGAGCTCATCGACCTCTATGTCTATGCAGGCAAGGACGGTTCTTATACACTCTATGAGGATGAGGGAACCAACTACAACTACGAGAAGGGTAAGTATGCTATGATAGACTTCAAATATAATAATGCTCAGAAGACTATTACTATCGCTGCCCGTAAGGGTGCTTTCGACGGTATGCTCCAGAAGCGTCGCTTCAATATCGTACTTGTTAGTGATAACAACCAGCAGGGTATCAGCCTCGCCAAGGCGCCTAAGGGCAAGATGGTGAAGTATGCTGGTAAGGCAGTTACTGTAAAACTGAAGTAA
- a CDS encoding hybrid sensor histidine kinase/response regulator transcription factor → MMIKKQNYLKHAIVLFLLLLLMQPERAWAAYENVEFSSLTNHDGLTNSQVGAILKDTRGYIWFGTQSGLCRFDGFRMKTFYYINTDDKSLPNNSVDELQQDYGGNIWVHTSVGYCIYKYDEEQFERKPEEWLKNIHVQGPPYKLLIDKDKNMWIAVYGQGLYYHNAKTKNTYLFKFTKKAQPGCLKEGNISKITEVDGDALITYGDGTICRVNGQKQKVLWYNSFLATHKAAGDNGAYTFYDGIGGFWVSVSNANYVYQSKTGKWTDARSYLTNMGIHIPCPTHILMRDIARDKAGNLWVASDHNGLFFVDFKRKICRQYVHSEAKGSIVDNSLQKVYVDDEGAIWVGSYKNGVAYYSPDAQKFTTIPLGDVCTITQDLNGNLWCGTNDSGIVCYSPLTGQCWRFSQAETGLASDIIVSSVTMSDGTMYFGTFNGGLAQYKNGRWKSFQAAPGGLANNSVWCLAEDPYHRLIIGTLGSGFQIYNPESGKFTTYNVQNSGITSDFINSLFLPNKDEILIGHSQNYSIFNFGTRKVTNVNTTKDGQPFPSPSLNYMMKDSRGILWMASPAGVTMYDEASGQLESINDLNGTQGTVGCMVLEDKQHNIWLVSEFIVTRVTLTKNNQGKWDITMISFNSLDGLQSRQFNQRSACLMRNGAIAIGGQDGINIINPAKILPAQKHAHVLFSGFVLFDHPLKAGEEFEGRVPLEKSLDTHPELDLSYKDKAFTIQFASDQVSIPARCRFLYRMKGLDDKWMLTPEGRPEATFTNLSSGSYVLEAKVVNADGSVSEEVSTLKIYIHPPFYLSIWAFIVYIILIGVAFYLYRKRMLEKQRVKFELQSKEDSIKKTKELNELKLNFFTNVSHELRTPLTLIISPLVNMIREERDESKRRKLEMIHRNATRLLNLVNQILDFRKIDQNKEKLTLSRIDIVSFVDNICTSFRTLANSKVTLAFDSTVPSLQMSFDADKVGKIVNNLLSNAYKFTPDGGFITVSLSVALRQRVGDKDSDMLRISVSDTGKGISDKEKEHVFERFYQVNGTEMQPQGGSGIGLNLVKKFAELHGGKVDVTDNPSGGTIFMVDLPIESSTTSNSTAHLGSLRAAPIITTVHQATDEDPDAGKNVLYGMSKHAHQPGESMIKKPVVLLVDDSEDFREFMNEVLTDYTVVEAVNGQDAWNKIIDRRPDIILSDVMMPVMDGNELCRMCKDNDETTAIPFIMLSARMGDEQRKESLKCGADEYIAKPFDIDMLNLCILNLLKKRKNVSTEYVITEADRKFIDEVNAYIRDHMSNPETSVESLSTYLRISRVQLYKRMISLTGITPSEYLRTKRIKFAEHLLRSGDLNISEIAYKVGFNNPRYFTKYFQDAYGVTPSQYRKNLSESE, encoded by the coding sequence ATGATGATAAAAAAACAAAACTACTTGAAACATGCCATCGTGCTGTTTCTGCTCTTGCTGCTCATGCAGCCGGAGAGGGCATGGGCTGCCTATGAAAACGTAGAATTCAGCAGTCTCACCAATCATGATGGACTTACGAACAGTCAGGTGGGTGCCATCCTCAAGGACACCAGAGGCTACATCTGGTTCGGTACCCAGTCGGGACTGTGCCGCTTTGACGGCTTCCGTATGAAAACTTTCTATTATATCAACACTGATGATAAGTCGCTGCCTAACAATTCGGTAGATGAACTTCAGCAAGACTATGGTGGAAATATCTGGGTGCATACCTCTGTGGGCTACTGCATCTATAAATATGATGAAGAGCAGTTTGAGCGCAAACCGGAAGAATGGCTCAAAAACATCCATGTGCAGGGACCTCCTTATAAACTCCTGATAGATAAGGATAAGAACATGTGGATAGCTGTCTACGGACAGGGACTCTACTATCATAATGCCAAAACTAAAAATACTTATCTTTTTAAATTTACCAAAAAGGCTCAGCCGGGCTGTCTGAAAGAGGGAAATATCAGTAAAATAACCGAGGTTGACGGCGATGCGCTCATTACCTATGGTGATGGTACAATCTGCCGTGTCAACGGACAGAAACAGAAGGTTCTCTGGTACAATTCCTTCCTTGCCACCCATAAAGCTGCCGGTGATAATGGCGCCTATACTTTCTATGATGGTATAGGTGGTTTCTGGGTTTCTGTAAGTAATGCCAATTATGTGTATCAGTCAAAGACCGGAAAATGGACCGATGCCCGTTCTTATCTTACAAACATGGGCATTCATATTCCTTGCCCAACCCATATTCTGATGCGTGATATTGCCCGTGATAAGGCAGGCAATCTCTGGGTGGCTTCTGACCATAACGGTCTCTTCTTTGTAGATTTCAAACGCAAAATCTGCCGCCAGTATGTTCATTCTGAAGCAAAGGGAAGTATCGTTGACAATTCCCTGCAGAAGGTTTATGTGGATGATGAGGGAGCTATCTGGGTAGGTAGTTACAAGAACGGTGTGGCTTATTATTCGCCTGACGCTCAGAAATTCACAACCATTCCGCTTGGTGATGTGTGTACAATCACACAGGATCTGAATGGAAATCTCTGGTGTGGAACCAATGATAGCGGTATTGTATGTTACAGTCCGCTTACCGGACAGTGCTGGCGATTCTCACAGGCTGAAACCGGTCTGGCTTCGGATATTATCGTCAGCAGCGTAACCATGAGTGATGGTACGATGTATTTCGGAACCTTCAATGGTGGACTTGCCCAATATAAAAACGGCAGATGGAAGAGTTTTCAGGCAGCTCCTGGCGGACTTGCCAATAACAGCGTCTGGTGTCTTGCCGAAGATCCGTATCATCGCCTGATTATCGGAACCTTGGGCTCAGGCTTCCAGATTTATAATCCTGAAAGTGGTAAGTTTACAACCTACAATGTTCAGAATTCAGGTATTACCAGCGATTTTATCAACTCGCTCTTCCTGCCGAATAAAGATGAAATTCTGATAGGTCATTCGCAGAACTATTCTATCTTTAATTTCGGAACCCGAAAGGTAACCAATGTAAATACAACCAAGGACGGACAGCCTTTCCCGAGTCCTTCCCTGAATTACATGATGAAGGATAGCCGAGGCATCTTGTGGATGGCTTCGCCTGCGGGTGTCACCATGTATGATGAGGCTTCAGGACAGTTGGAGTCAATCAATGACCTCAATGGTACGCAGGGTACGGTAGGCTGTATGGTGCTCGAAGATAAGCAGCATAACATCTGGCTGGTTTCTGAATTTATCGTTACCCGTGTTACGCTGACCAAGAACAACCAGGGCAAATGGGACATTACGATGATCAGTTTCAATTCGCTCGATGGCTTGCAGAGCCGCCAGTTTAACCAGCGTTCTGCCTGTCTGATGAGAAATGGAGCCATCGCCATCGGTGGACAGGATGGTATTAATATCATCAATCCTGCCAAGATTCTTCCTGCCCAGAAACATGCACATGTCTTGTTCAGCGGTTTCGTACTCTTCGATCATCCGCTGAAGGCAGGTGAGGAGTTTGAGGGAAGAGTGCCTCTGGAAAAATCGCTCGATACTCATCCAGAACTGGATCTCAGTTATAAGGACAAGGCGTTTACCATACAGTTTGCTTCCGACCAGGTAAGTATTCCTGCCCGTTGCCGTTTCCTCTATCGCATGAAGGGACTTGATGACAAATGGATGCTGACACCTGAGGGGCGTCCGGAGGCTACCTTTACCAATCTCTCTTCAGGCAGCTATGTTCTGGAGGCAAAGGTGGTGAATGCTGATGGTAGTGTGAGCGAAGAGGTGAGTACGCTGAAGATTTATATTCATCCGCCTTTCTATCTCTCTATATGGGCGTTTATCGTATATATTATATTAATAGGTGTAGCTTTCTATCTCTACCGTAAACGTATGCTCGAAAAGCAGCGTGTAAAATTCGAACTCCAGAGCAAGGAAGACAGTATCAAGAAGACCAAGGAGTTGAACGAACTCAAACTCAACTTCTTTACCAATGTGAGCCACGAACTCCGTACTCCGCTCACCTTGATTATCTCGCCGCTGGTCAATATGATCAGAGAAGAAAGAGATGAAAGTAAACGCAGAAAGCTGGAGATGATTCATCGCAATGCTACCCGTTTGCTCAATCTGGTAAACCAGATTCTCGACTTCCGCAAGATAGACCAGAACAAGGAGAAACTTACCCTGTCGCGTATAGACATCGTGAGCTTCGTTGACAATATCTGTACTTCGTTCCGTACTTTGGCAAACAGCAAAGTAACGCTTGCCTTCGATTCTACGGTGCCTAGTCTGCAGATGTCGTTTGATGCTGATAAGGTAGGAAAAATCGTGAATAACCTCCTGAGCAATGCCTATAAGTTTACGCCAGATGGAGGATTTATCACCGTTTCTCTGAGTGTTGCACTCCGCCAGCGTGTAGGAGACAAGGATTCGGATATGCTCCGCATCTCAGTATCTGATACTGGCAAGGGCATCAGCGATAAGGAGAAGGAACATGTGTTTGAGCGTTTCTATCAGGTCAATGGCACTGAAATGCAACCACAGGGTGGTAGCGGAATAGGTTTGAACCTGGTAAAGAAGTTTGCTGAACTGCATGGCGGTAAAGTAGATGTTACAGATAATCCAAGCGGAGGAACCATCTTTATGGTAGACCTTCCGATAGAGAGCAGTACCACCTCTAATTCTACGGCACATCTCGGTTCCTTGCGAGCAGCACCTATCATAACCACGGTGCATCAGGCTACTGATGAGGATCCGGATGCAGGTAAGAACGTTCTCTACGGAATGAGTAAACATGCGCATCAGCCAGGAGAATCGATGATCAAGAAGCCGGTAGTGCTCCTCGTTGACGACAGTGAGGACTTCCGTGAGTTTATGAACGAAGTATTGACAGACTATACGGTTGTTGAGGCTGTCAATGGTCAGGATGCCTGGAACAAGATTATCGACCGTCGTCCAGACATCATCCTGAGCGATGTGATGATGCCTGTGATGGATGGTAACGAACTCTGCCGGATGTGTAAGGACAATGACGAAACAACAGCCATACCTTTCATCATGCTCTCGGCCCGTATGGGAGATGAGCAACGCAAGGAAAGTCTGAAGTGTGGTGCTGACGAGTATATTGCCAAACCATTCGATATTGATATGTTGAATCTCTGTATTCTGAACCTCTTGAAGAAACGCAAGAATGTGAGCACAGAATATGTAATAACAGAGGCCGACCGCAAATTTATAGATGAGGTGAATGCTTATATCCGTGATCATATGAGCAATCCTGAAACATCGGTAGAATCGCTCAGTACCTATCTCCGTATCTCACGCGTACAATTATATAAGCGCATGATTTCGCTGACGGGTATTACACCTTCTGAGTATCTCAGAACCAAGCGTATCAAATTTGCAGAGCATCTGCTGCGCTCGGGCGACTTGAACATCAGTGAAATAGCCTATAAGGTGGGATTCAATAATCCACGTTATTTCACTAAATACTTCCAAGACGCGTATGGCGTTACGCCGTCTCAATATCGTAAGAATCTGTCAGAATCAGAATAG
- a CDS encoding LacI family DNA-binding transcriptional regulator — MKQRRTSLKDLADQLGVSIATVSRALRNSHEVGEEMTQKVKSLAKELNYRPNPFAQSLRKEAPRVIGVIVPNLVTHYYAAVLDGIEDYAVRNGYSVISANSHENTEHEKRAVENFLNMHVEGIIACLAQDTVDYSHFEQLHKMGVPLVFFARCCLEDKFSQVVGNGDVAAQEATQHMIDTGSRRIAFIGGPNHLDMVRRRKHGYLEALRENRISIDRELVVCDRIDFDVARNATLRLLEKEDRPDAILAFNDIITYAAFDAIKKKGLRIPEDVAIIGFTDGDTAAFVTPKLSAIMDKAHEQGTTACDLLMRSINGDEKIYKKVVPMILKIRESSEKNDVK; from the coding sequence ATGAAACAACGAAGAACATCTTTGAAAGACCTCGCCGATCAACTTGGCGTCAGCATAGCAACTGTATCTAGAGCCCTGCGAAACAGCCATGAAGTGGGTGAGGAGATGACTCAAAAGGTGAAAAGCCTTGCCAAGGAGCTCAATTATCGACCAAACCCCTTTGCACAGAGCCTCAGAAAAGAAGCACCTAGGGTGATTGGTGTGATTGTGCCAAACCTGGTAACTCATTATTATGCTGCCGTGCTGGATGGTATAGAAGATTATGCCGTAAGGAATGGCTACTCGGTAATCAGCGCCAATAGCCACGAAAACACAGAGCATGAGAAGAGAGCGGTAGAAAACTTCCTGAATATGCATGTGGAAGGCATCATCGCCTGTCTGGCACAGGATACGGTTGACTATTCTCATTTCGAGCAGTTGCATAAGATGGGCGTTCCACTGGTGTTCTTTGCCCGTTGTTGCTTAGAAGATAAGTTCTCCCAGGTAGTAGGCAATGGTGATGTTGCAGCCCAGGAGGCTACCCAGCATATGATAGATACCGGTTCGCGCCGCATCGCCTTCATCGGCGGTCCAAACCATCTTGATATGGTGCGCCGCAGAAAACATGGTTATCTGGAGGCTCTGAGAGAGAACCGCATCTCTATCGACCGTGAGCTCGTGGTTTGCGACAGAATCGATTTCGATGTGGCCCGAAACGCTACCCTTCGTCTCCTCGAAAAGGAGGACAGACCTGATGCCATTCTCGCCTTTAACGATATTATCACCTATGCCGCCTTCGATGCTATCAAGAAAAAAGGGCTCCGAATACCAGAGGATGTTGCTATCATCGGTTTTACCGATGGTGATACTGCTGCCTTCGTTACGCCGAAACTCTCGGCTATCATGGACAAGGCACACGAACAGGGAACCACTGCCTGTGATCTACTCATGAGAAGCATCAATGGAGATGAAAAAATCTACAAGAAAGTGGTACCGATGATACTGAAAATACGCGAAAGTTCTGAAAAAAACGACGTGAAATAA
- a CDS encoding GtrA family protein, whose product MGKIKEELVTFGKAELTASCASVVDFGLAFFLSDIIGIYYGLANALGVISGGITNCILNYRYVFGDSKSKKKSVAWRYFIIWGISWMLNSGGTIALTEFLNAHEHIQLHYMIPKSIVSLLVAIFVNYPGQKKFVFKQ is encoded by the coding sequence ATGGGCAAGATTAAAGAAGAACTCGTAACCTTCGGCAAGGCGGAACTGACTGCCTCCTGCGCCTCAGTGGTAGACTTCGGACTGGCATTCTTCCTCTCAGATATCATCGGTATTTATTACGGACTTGCCAATGCGCTGGGAGTGATAAGTGGCGGCATTACCAACTGCATACTGAATTATCGTTATGTGTTCGGCGATTCCAAGAGCAAGAAAAAGAGTGTAGCCTGGCGCTATTTTATCATCTGGGGCATCAGCTGGATGCTCAATTCGGGCGGCACTATCGCCCTGACCGAATTTCTGAATGCGCACGAACATATTCAGCTGCATTACATGATTCCGAAGAGTATTGTATCTCTGCTGGTAGCGATATTCGTTAACTATCCCGGACAGAAGAAATTTGTTTTTAAGCAGTAA